Part of the Chitinophagaceae bacterium genome, CCATTGGCGGCTTGTTAAGTGCCATTGGTATTGCCGGTATGGACAGGGCATTACGTGCAAATGTTATTACCAAAAGCGGTAAGGCAGTTGAAACTGCCGGCGACCTGGATACCTTGTTACTGGATAAAACCGGAACCATAACGATTGGTAACCGGAAAGCAACCCATTTTTATCCGCCAAAGATGTGGATGAAAAGTTATTTCGAAGCTTGTCTACTGGCGTCAATGGCGGATGATACGCCGGAAGGAAAATCAATCATTGAACTGGCGGAGAAAAGGAATCAAAAAACCGGTGCCAAAACGATAAAGTGAAGTTTGTTCAGTTTCCTGCCGAAACAAGAAGCAGTGGCATTGATATGGCAGGGCATAAAGATCCGCAAAGGTGCATTTGATGCGATCAGGAATGGCGTAACAAGGGCCGGGAATACTTTCCCGGTTGAAACAGACGAACGAGTAAAAATCATTTCTTCTAATGGCGGAACACCGCTGGTGGTAAGCCAAAATGACAAAGTGCTAGGAGTTATTGAACTGCAGGATATCATTAAACCCGGTATACAGGAGCGTTTTGCACGCCTGCGCAAGATGGGCGTGAAAACGGTGATGGTAACAGGCGATAACCCGCTTACGGCAAAGTTCATTGCGGAAAAAGCCGGTGTGGATGATTTTATTGCAGAAGCAAAGCCGGAAGATAAAATGAACTACATCCGCCGTGAGCAGCAAAGCGGCAAACTGGTTGCCATGATGGGCGATGGTACCAATGATGCGCCGGCCCTGGCACAGGCTGATGTGGGTGTGGCCATGAACAGCGGAACGGCCGCCGCCAAAGAAGCCGGTAATATGGTTGACCTGGATAATGATCCCACCAAACTGATTGAAATAGTGGAAATCGGCAAACAATTGTTGATGACAAGGGGAACGCTTACTACGTTCTCCATTGCAAATGACGTAGCAAAGTATTTTGCGATCGTACCGGCATTGTTCATTGCATCTATACCGGCATTGCAAACGCTCAATATCATGCGGTTGCACAGCCCGGAAAGTGCCATTCTTTCTGCAGTGATTTTCAATGCCATTATTATCCCGTTGCTGATACCGCTGGCCTTGAAAGGGGTTGCTTACCGGCCTATTGGTGCAAGCGCTTTATTAAGAAGGAACCTGCTGATCTACGGGCTGGGTGGTGTGATCGTTCCTTTCATCGGTATAAAACTCATTGACCTTGCCGTGGCATTATTTATTTAAAACTGAAAATTACAACAATGAAAAATATGTTTGGCCATCCGTAAAACTCACACTCGTGTTTATTGTGCTGTGTTCCTGTTTTATATCCCCTGTTCATTGCAGGGGTTGCCAAATTCAGCAAGGGCGGAGCAAAGGAGAAACGGTAACCGTAAATGGTAAAGTGGTTGGCTATGCCAATATCGGCCAGAAGTTCACCGAGGATAAATATTTCTGGGAAGGCCATCTGCAGTTGATTACAATGCGGCTGGTTCTGCAGGTTCCAACAAAGGACCGGCTAATCCCGATTATTTAAAACAGGTGCAGGACAGGATAGATTCGTTCCTGGTACACAATCCAGGAATAAAAAAAGAAGAGATACCAGCCGAACTGGTAACTGCCTCCGGCAGCGGCCTTGATCCGGATATTTCGCCCGCCGGTGCCGTGCAGGTAAAGCGCATTGCAGCAGTACGTAAATTGGATGAAGCAACGATCATCAGCCTGATAGACAAACAGACTGAAAAGCCGTTGCTTGGTTTTATGGGTCCGGCAAAAGTGAATGTGTTAAAATTAAATATAGCATTAGATAAATTAAAATAGCAACAGAAAAAAAATGCTCAGGATGAAAAAAATATTAGCAGGTATATTGCTTATCTCCACAACAAATTTAACTGCCCAGGATTCAACAAACAGTCTTCTTCTCTAATCCGTTATTATTCAGCGGATATGTAGAGGTATTCTATCAATACGACTTTAACAAACCGGCAGATAACAACCGGCCGGGTTTTATTTACAGCCACAACCGGCACAATGAATTTAACCTGAACCTCGGATTCTTAAAAGGCAGCTACAACGGAGAACGGGTAAGGGCAAACCTTGCCCTGGCAGCAGGACTTACATGAATGCAAACTATGCTGCAGAAACTGGCGTGTTTAAGAATATTTTTGAAGCCAATGCTGGAGTAAAGATCTCTAAAAAGAAAAACTTCTGGATTGATGCCGGGATTTTTGCTTCACATATTGGTTTTGAAAGCGCCGTGTCCAAGGACTGCTGGGTGCTTACCCGGAGCATGCTTGCCGACAATTCCCCCTATTTAACGGATGGCAACGGATTAAAAGGGTGGACGGCAATTCGCTGATGAGCATTGGCACACAGGTGCAGTACAAACCCAATGCTGCAATGCTTTTGAATTACAGCACTTTCATAGGAACAGATAAACCTGACAGTGCCCGGCAGATGCGTTATTTTCATAACCTGTACTGTATTTTCAATGTAACCGGTAAGGTTGGTATCACAGCCGGTTTTGATATCGGCTCGGAGCAAAAAACAAAGAGAAGTGCTGCTATGAATACCTGGTATTCGCCGGTTCTTATTTTGAGATATGCCCCCCATTCAAAATGGGCCATCGCAGCAAGAGGTGAATATTACTATGATAAGTATGGAGTGATCATTGCAAGCGGTACACCCAATGGTTTCCAGACAGCCGGTTTTTCTGTTAATTTAGAATATGCCCCGGTAAGTAATGCGGTGATCAGGGTGGAATTCAGGGCATTGAACAGCCGTGATGCCGTTTTCAGTAAAGCCAATGCACCCGCATCAAATAGTAATACCTTTATTACCTCATCGGTTGCAGTAAGTTTTTAAATTATGCCTGAACAGGATAATAATGCCGAACATTTTAAGTCTCATCCGTAAAAGCCGAAAGGGAAGTTCAAAATATACATCGGCATGAGTGCAGGCGTAGGCAAAACCTACCGCATGTTGCAGGAAGCGCAAACCCTGCTGCGGAATGGCATTGATGTCAAGGTCGGGTATATTGAAACGCACGGCAGAAAAGAAACTCATGCTTTGCTTGCTGGAAGGCCTGCCCACGATCCCCGGCGGAAATTATTTTACAAGGAAAGGAACTGGAGGAGTTTGATGTGCAGGCAGTGATGAACCTGCATCCCGAAGTGGTGATCGTGGATGAACTGGCCATACCAATATTGAAGGCAGCAAGAACGAAAAGCGCTGGCAGGATGTGATGGATATTTTAGATGCAGGCATCAATGTAATAAGTGCTGTAAATATCCAGCATATTGAAAGTCTGTACCAGGACGTAAAAGAAATAACAGGCATTGATGTTGCAGAACGCATTCCGGATATTGTACTGCAACAGGCCGATGAAGTGGTGAACATTGACCTTACTGCCGATGAACTGGTAACAAGATTAAGAGAGGGAAAATTTATACGGCCGATAAGATTGAACGGCCTTACAGAATTTCTTCAGAGCGAAAAGATACTTCCAGTTAGGGAACTGGCATTAAGGAAGTGGCCTCACAGGTGGAACGGAAAATTGAAACAGAACTCCCCCAGCGCACACCTGAAGGCGGAACGTTTCCTGGCCTGCATCAGCAGCAATCATGAGATAGCTAAAGGTCATCCGGAAAAACGGCCCGGCTGGCCTCCTATTATAACAGCAAGTGGTACCTTTGTACGTGCAAACACCGAAGGAGGAAGGAGATAAAATAGGCCTGGCGGCGCAAGGCACCTGATCAATAACTTTAAACTGGCAACAGAACTTGGTGCAGAAATAATAAGAATAAAAAGCAGCAATATTGCCAAAGGGATTTTTGAAGCAACTACCCAAAAAGAGATCACCACCATCTGCATCGGCAAACCGCACCTGAACCTGTTCAATGTGATCATGAACACCACCGTATTCAATCAATTGCTGAACAAACTGTTACCGCCATGGGACATCGTAATTTTATCGTAGCATGAAACTGAAAACAAAATTATCGCTTGGTCTGTCGTTCCTGTTTGTGGTAATACTGATATTCGGTATCCTGGGTATATTTTATATCAACCGGCTGAGCAATGATGCAGAAAAAGTGCTGAAGAATAATCACGAATCACTGGTATACAGCAATAATAATCAGGGCGCTGGAAGACATTCCGGCACGGTCCGCAGCCATTAAAATATTTGAGGATAATTTAAAAAAACAGGAAGCGAATATAACCGAGCCAGCGAATTTGAAGCCACCAGCCAGGTACGTACCCATTTTGCGGAATTGCTTGCTTCGTCCATGGATTCTTCACTTACCTGCAGATAAGAAAGGCGTCGACAAGAACAGCGTAGTGCAGAGGAACGCCGCTGACGCAAAACTCTGGCTCACCGTTATCTTTTCTGTTCTCTTCCTGATCACCATTACCTTCATTTATAATTTTCCGGCAGTCATATCAGATCCCATCACAAAACTGACAGACGGTATCGTGGAGTCGCCGGTAAAAATTACAGCAAACGGATATACCTTAACCAAAAGGATGATTTGGTCCATTGGCCAATGCTTTCAACAGCATGGCCGAAAACTGGATCAATATGAACGAAGCAGCCTGGCCCAGCACGCTTTGAAAAAAGCCGGATCGAAACCATCATCAACCAGATGAAAGACGGATCATCGGGCTTGACAAAAGAAGCATATACTTTTTTAAATGCGGTGGCCGAACGGTTGCTGGGTGTTAAACAGGCCGATGTACAAGGCCGGTATTCGGCGGATGTAGCGGTGAGCAACGACCTGATGCGCACCCTGCAGGAGAACAGTAAAAAAGGAACTGAAAATATATGCCGACGAAAAGGAGAGCTATTTCAGTAAGGATGTACTGAATGTAAAGAACAACGATGAAGTCATAGGCCAGGTGATCGTGCTGAGGAATATCACTCCCTTTCATGAACTGAATGAAGCAAAGACAAATTTCATTGCCACCGTTTCACATGAACTGAAAACCCCGATCTCTTCCATAAAAAATGGGTGCACAGCTGTAATGATAACCGGGTGGAAATCTAAATGAAGAAACAGGCAGAACTTATCAAAGTATCTCCGATGGATTCGGACGCCTGCTGAAAATCACCAGTGAGTTGTTGAATATGAGCCAGGTGGAGAAACCGGCATACAACTGAAATTACAACCCGCAGATCGGTTGAAATTGTGCAGCAGGCTGTAAACCGTGCAGTTCAAAGCACAGCAAAAAAGATCGCCATTCATATCCTGGCACAGGATAAGCTGCCACCGGTATATGCAGATGTGGAAAAAAACCTCCTGGGTTTTAATAAATCTGCTGACCAACGCGATCAAGTACTCGCCGGAATCATCTTCTATAGAATTAATGGTGAACCTGAATGAAAACAAAATCAGGTTTGCTGTACAGGATCACGGGAAGGGAATTGATGAGAAATACCAGCCTAAACTGTTTGACCGGTATTTTAAGGTGCCGGGTACACAGGAGCGGACAGGAACGGGGCTTGGACTTGCCATTTCAAAAGAGTTTATTGAAGCACCGGGCGGAAGTATCCGGGTGAAAAGTGAAATCGGCGCTGGAAGCCGGTTCTCTTTGTTGTTGAACAGTGCCGCTTGAAAATCATTTGCCATAGATTAGTTGATCTGGTCTTTAGGCCGGAGCATTTTTTAATAGGTTTGCACAGCAATAATAAACCAGCCCGGGGTCCGTTTATCACAAAACCCAAAGACTATGCTTTTACTCAGTGGCCCGAACATGGCCGGCAAACGAATGGAAATGTGTAAGGATTGTCTGGATACCGGCTGGGTAAGCAGCGTGGGCGCTTATGTGGACCAGTTTGAGAAAATGAGCGCTGAATTCGCCGGCACCAAATATGCTGTTGCCACCAGCAGCGGTACAACCGCCTGCACATATGCCTCATTATGCTGGGGGTTAATGAAAAGGATTATGTGATCACTCCCAATATTACCTTCATCGCCACCTGCAATTCCATTAAATACACCGGTGCCAACCCGATCCTGGTAGATACCGATCCCGGTTCCTGGCAAATGGACCTGGACCTGCTGGAAGAATTCCTGTCAACCCAGACAGAACAACGCAACGGGGTATGTCATTACAAAAAAGATGGCCGCAGAATTCCCGTCATTATGCCCGTGCATGTGCTGGGCAACATGTGCGATATGGACAGGCTGATGGCATTGGCCAAACAGCATAACCTGACATTGGTGGAAGACAGTACCGAGGCATTGGGTTCTTATTATAAAGGTAAACATGCAGGCAGTTTTGGCCTGATGGGCACATTCAGCTACAATGGGAATAAGATAATCACCACCGGCGGCGGCGGCATGATCGTTACCAATGATGAAGTATTGGCAAAAAAAGCCAAGCATTTAACCACGCAGGCCAAGAGTGACCCGTTTGAATATGTACATGATGAGATCGGTTATAATTACCGCCTGGTGAATGGCAGCTGCTATGGGCGTGGCACAAATGGAATTATTGCCCGGCTTTATAAAGCGCAAACACGAAGTGATGGGTTTTTTAAAGGAACTGGCAGGAGTGGGGATATAAAATTCCAGCAGGTAAATAAGGATGTAAACCCCAATTGCTGGCTGCCGACCATCGCGACGGACAGCCAAAAGCGGTACGAAGATCTGAACGATCATAAGATGCAGAGCCGCCCTTTTTGGGTACCGATGATAGACAGTTGAGGATGTTCAAAGACAATATTTTTTATAACAAGACAACCGGTCGGATTATGTTTACCAGCGTTATTTAAGTCTTCCCTGTTCCAACAAATATTACGGACGAACAACTGAAAGCTGTTTGTGATAAGATAAAAGTGTTTAAACGGATGCTGGATGCGGATGCAAGATACAGGATACAGGATACCAGATGCCGGATACAAGATGAAGTGTCTATCCTGAATCCTTTATCCCGAATCCTGCATCTTGCATCCTGAATCCCGAATCAGCATGATCAATAAAAGTATGTACAACTTCATTAAGCGCATAA contains:
- a CDS encoding DegT/DnrJ/EryC1/StrS family aminotransferase; the protein is MLGVNEKDYVITPNITFIATCNSIKYTGANPILVDTDPGSWQMDLDLLEEFLSTQTEQRNGVCHYKKDGRRIPVIMPVHVLGNMCDMDRLMALAKQHNLTLVEDSTEALGSYYKGKHAGSFGLMGTFSYNGNKIITTGGGGMIVTNDEVLAKKAKHLTTQAKSDPFEYVHDEIGYNYRLVNGSCYGRGTNGIIARLYKAQTRSDGFFKGTGRSGDIKFQQVNKDVNPNCWLPTIATDSQKRYEDLNDHKMQSRPFWVPMIDS
- a CDS encoding sensor histidine kinase, producing the protein MQFKAQQKRSPFISWHRISCHRYMQMWKKTSWVLINLLTNAIKYSPESSSIELMVNLNENKIRFAVQDHGKGIDEKYQPKLFDRYFKVPGTQERTGTGLGLAISKEFIEAPGGSIRVKSEIGAGSRFSLLLNSAA
- a CDS encoding DegT/DnrJ/EryC1/StrS family aminotransferase is translated as MLLLSGPNMAGKRMEMCKDCLDTGWVSSVGAYVDQFEKMSAEFAGTKYAVATSSGTTACTYASLCWGLMKRIM